A genome region from Nocardia sp. NBC_00565 includes the following:
- a CDS encoding type VII secretion-associated protein yields MPTVVLVLTDARVWARSSATHWDAPPSVVLGSNGDLVVGEPLTPPTQVISAVQFVGADRIALLPRVPSIAEATVAVVGTALQNLGIPLPCGQVTVVCPTEWGSRRRAVIDNAVRRFAADVVFEDMAIRAVVADAGAGRSRRTVVLEFGPLSTTATAVVRSHQGIHIESCEHEPNLAVADFEPDSNGPAELSALVDRLLAGQPADVVQAVGIADPAKLDVIRSVALQLCGPDVELRPMAGADLVRGPQQEPVYQPEVAPLPTMEWMQPLRQRAAAMQPPGRNTKAYVLAGVATGVVVAAAVVGAVFGFGGSEESPAVSSTGTTVVAGTTPPPVSASPSSAPTSSMETFGRLRFQILAGWRLAQTPDPSKPRVDVVPSDGTRMRITVIQTSVAPGTGYEQVAANLEAQMKQRPNGTVSELKRDVVFGGKSGLSYTEQPGDGSTVRWHVLVEHGLQVSTGCQYFGGWESIAQACEQFAASVQVTA; encoded by the coding sequence ATGCCGACAGTCGTTTTGGTGTTGACCGACGCCCGCGTCTGGGCGCGTAGCTCTGCCACACATTGGGATGCGCCGCCGTCGGTGGTCTTGGGCAGTAATGGGGATCTTGTTGTCGGAGAACCGCTTACGCCGCCGACGCAGGTCATCTCCGCAGTGCAGTTTGTCGGCGCCGACCGGATCGCGCTACTGCCGCGTGTGCCGAGCATCGCCGAGGCAACCGTCGCGGTCGTCGGCACCGCGTTACAAAACCTCGGTATCCCTCTCCCATGCGGCCAGGTCACCGTGGTTTGCCCGACGGAATGGGGCAGTCGGCGCCGAGCCGTAATCGACAATGCGGTGCGCCGCTTCGCCGCTGATGTCGTATTCGAGGACATGGCGATTCGCGCGGTGGTCGCCGATGCCGGGGCCGGCCGTAGCAGGCGCACGGTCGTCCTGGAGTTCGGCCCACTCTCGACCACCGCTACCGCGGTGGTCCGGAGCCACCAGGGCATCCACATCGAATCCTGCGAGCACGAACCGAATCTCGCGGTAGCCGACTTCGAGCCGGACTCGAACGGTCCCGCGGAATTGTCCGCGCTCGTGGATCGGCTGCTCGCGGGCCAACCCGCCGATGTCGTGCAGGCAGTGGGTATTGCCGATCCCGCGAAACTGGATGTGATCAGATCGGTGGCGCTGCAGCTCTGCGGACCCGACGTCGAACTCCGTCCGATGGCCGGCGCCGATCTGGTGCGGGGACCGCAGCAGGAACCGGTGTACCAGCCCGAAGTCGCGCCACTGCCGACCATGGAATGGATGCAGCCGCTGCGTCAACGAGCAGCGGCGATGCAGCCGCCCGGCCGTAATACGAAGGCCTACGTCCTCGCTGGCGTTGCGACGGGCGTGGTTGTCGCGGCGGCCGTCGTCGGCGCGGTATTCGGATTCGGTGGCTCGGAGGAGAGTCCTGCCGTCTCATCAACGGGCACAACTGTGGTCGCCGGCACCACACCGCCGCCGGTAAGCGCGTCGCCGTCGTCAGCGCCCACTTCGTCAATGGAAACCTTTGGGCGCCTGCGGTTTCAGATTCTCGCTGGGTGGCGTCTCGCGCAGACACCCGATCCGAGCAAGCCGCGGGTCGACGTGGTCCCATCGGACGGAACTCGCATGCGCATTACCGTGATTCAGACTTCGGTCGCGCCCGGTACCGGATACGAACAAGTCGCGGCCAATCTGGAAGCCCAGATGAAGCAGCGACCGAATGGAACCGTGAGTGAGCTGAAGCGCGACGTTGTGTTCGGGGGCAAGTCCGGTCTGTCGTACACCGAGCAGCCTGGAGATGGGTCAACCGTGCGCTGGCATGTGCTGGTGGAGCACGGGCTTCAGGTCAGCACTGGATGTCAGTACTTCGGCGGCTGGGAATCGATCGCGCAGGCCTGCGAGCAGTTCGCGGCATCCGTGCAGGTGACGGCATAG
- a CDS encoding WXG100 family type VII secretion target — MVANSVSKISADFHAVEAGAMDIKNQAQGIMTMLDDFKSDVLKFVQDNWEDGAASEAFQELQKMWNQHAAQLNETLNGAAQLVSTGNSELQGTDTALAGLF; from the coding sequence ATGGTAGCAAACTCCGTCAGTAAGATTTCCGCGGACTTCCATGCCGTCGAAGCCGGCGCCATGGACATCAAGAACCAGGCCCAGGGCATCATGACCATGCTCGACGACTTCAAGAGCGATGTCTTGAAGTTCGTGCAGGACAACTGGGAAGATGGTGCGGCTTCCGAAGCATTCCAGGAGCTGCAGAAGATGTGGAATCAGCATGCGGCCCAGCTGAACGAGACCCTTAATGGCGCGGCCCAGCTGGTCAGCACTGGTAACTCCGAGCTGCAGGGTACCGACACGGCGCTCGCAGGCCTCTTCTGA
- a CDS encoding WXG100 family type VII secretion target, translating into MAPKASVDAGALKTFAQQCEDKHSRLVQEIQRVKAHEDATTATWSGEARGAFDSFMERYYFQADKLNDKLLQTVENLVQSSGKFSAQDSAFQQSVQSHASSLDLPPV; encoded by the coding sequence GTGGCACCAAAGGCAAGCGTAGACGCGGGAGCGCTCAAGACCTTCGCACAACAATGCGAAGACAAGCACTCCCGGTTGGTTCAGGAAATCCAGCGGGTGAAGGCTCATGAGGACGCCACCACTGCCACCTGGAGCGGTGAGGCTCGCGGAGCCTTTGATTCCTTCATGGAGCGCTACTACTTCCAAGCCGACAAGCTGAACGACAAGCTGCTCCAGACGGTAGAGAACCTGGTGCAGTCGAGTGGGAAGTTCAGCGCGCAAGACTCTGCATTCCAGCAGAGCGTGCAGTCGCACGCCTCCAGCCTCGATCTTCCTCCGGTGTAA
- a CDS encoding serine/threonine-protein kinase, whose translation MALRPGAIVGGYRVIQVLGSGGMGTVYLAQNPILPRRDALKVLSADLSTDDEFRARFEREANLAAGLDHPNIVAVYNRGEENGQLWIAMQYIDGVDAADEARKGPSVMTPQRALRIISEVGKGLDYAHRRGLLHRDVKPANFLLSAAEQGDEERVLLTDFGVAKSAEDGQDLTATGNFMATVAYAPPEQLVGTSLDHRADIYSLGCSFFKLLTGQNPYPSTMPAVVMMGHLHEPPPKLSAARPGLPAALDAVIEKVMAKDPAYRYSTCREFIQDAEAALYGTSQFMAPGPAYATDPRHTLATHSTTAPSPPHTTAAQSPLSMSVPQREDTDQSRVATLRNASTQRARVRRFLVPTLSILVVAAAVAAGTFIFINREPDSTSAGSGDRLAEVRKAHPELDGKSVTAFNFGNATLSVTLNPSTQSKFLQDIGFRYSSKYKAVGDEKSPRQLSVNTYSLDIDTEVIIVLRSDSKAGNGGLGGLPSGLLNTQAKIVIVDDPSTVQAFQVWTDQSTNTLVDKMVPTITKVVTK comes from the coding sequence ATGGCGTTGCGGCCCGGCGCAATCGTTGGCGGATACCGGGTGATTCAGGTTCTCGGTAGCGGCGGGATGGGGACTGTCTACCTGGCGCAGAACCCCATCCTGCCGCGCCGCGACGCACTGAAGGTCCTCAGCGCAGATCTGTCGACCGACGATGAGTTCCGAGCGCGATTCGAGCGGGAAGCCAATCTGGCAGCTGGACTGGATCATCCGAACATCGTCGCGGTGTACAACCGCGGCGAGGAGAACGGCCAACTCTGGATTGCCATGCAATACATCGACGGGGTAGACGCCGCAGACGAGGCCCGGAAGGGGCCCTCGGTCATGACACCGCAGCGAGCGCTGCGCATAATCTCCGAAGTGGGTAAGGGGCTCGATTACGCCCATCGGCGTGGCCTGCTGCATCGCGATGTGAAACCCGCAAACTTTTTGCTCTCCGCAGCCGAGCAGGGTGACGAAGAACGGGTGCTACTGACCGACTTCGGCGTTGCGAAGTCGGCCGAGGACGGCCAAGATCTCACGGCGACAGGCAATTTCATGGCCACGGTGGCCTATGCGCCACCGGAGCAGTTGGTCGGCACAAGTTTGGATCACCGTGCCGACATATACAGTCTCGGCTGCTCGTTCTTCAAACTTCTGACGGGCCAGAATCCGTATCCGTCGACGATGCCCGCAGTCGTCATGATGGGCCACCTCCACGAGCCACCACCCAAGTTGAGCGCTGCGCGCCCTGGCCTACCCGCCGCGCTCGACGCCGTGATCGAGAAGGTCATGGCCAAAGATCCGGCTTATCGATACAGCACTTGTCGAGAGTTCATCCAGGATGCGGAGGCCGCGCTGTATGGCACATCCCAGTTCATGGCACCCGGGCCGGCCTATGCGACCGACCCGAGACACACCCTCGCGACGCACTCGACCACCGCACCATCTCCGCCCCATACGACCGCTGCCCAGTCACCTCTCTCGATGTCGGTGCCGCAGCGCGAGGACACCGACCAGAGTCGGGTAGCAACACTGCGGAATGCCAGCACCCAGCGTGCCCGTGTCCGCCGTTTCCTGGTGCCGACCCTCAGCATCTTGGTGGTCGCGGCTGCCGTCGCGGCGGGAACCTTCATCTTCATCAATCGCGAGCCCGACTCCACCAGCGCCGGGAGCGGTGACCGACTGGCCGAAGTGCGTAAGGCCCATCCGGAACTCGATGGAAAGTCCGTTACTGCGTTCAACTTCGGCAATGCGACGCTATCGGTAACACTGAATCCCAGCACCCAGTCCAAGTTCCTGCAGGATATTGGTTTCAGGTATAGCTCGAAATACAAAGCAGTCGGTGACGAGAAGTCTCCGCGCCAGTTGTCCGTCAACACCTATTCCTTGGATATCGATACCGAGGTCATCATCGTGCTGAGGTCAGATAGCAAGGCTGGTAACGGGGGCTTGGGCGGTCTGCCGAGCGGACTGTTGAACACCCAGGCCAAGATCGTGATCGTGGACGACCCGTCGACTGTCCAGGCGTTCCAGGTGTGGACGGATCAGTCGACCAATACGCTTGTCGACAAGATGGTCCCCACCATCACCAAGGTCGTCACAAAGTAG